One Pseudomonas sp. AN-1 genomic region harbors:
- a CDS encoding DUF2790 domain-containing protein gives MKYIRLAMIIATTMSMPFAMANDISDKESDRILHKNQALVQKYAEDQGKPAPQVIKYKYGMEMDITKVVSVSRPAEVCRVVPARITYEDSQGSLNTIEYLVMGTGCRSDG, from the coding sequence ATGAAATATATAAGATTGGCCATGATTATAGCCACAACGATGTCAATGCCATTCGCCATGGCGAACGATATTTCCGACAAGGAGTCGGACCGAATCCTGCATAAAAATCAGGCACTGGTTCAGAAGTATGCTGAGGATCAAGGAAAGCCTGCCCCGCAAGTAATAAAATACAAATACGGAATGGAAATGGATATCACCAAGGTTGTCAGCGTAAGCCGTCCAGCCGAGGTCTGTCGTGTCGTTCCGGCAAGAATCACCTACGAAGACTCACAGGGCTCCTTGAACACGATTGAGTATCTAGTCATGGGCACGGGCTGCCGGAGCGACGGCTGA
- a CDS encoding copper resistance system multicopper oxidase, translating into MQSKTSRRTFIKGLAVGGVLAGLGLWRQPVWALTSPGQPTALSGTQFDLTIDALPVNITGKARTAMAINGSIPGPLLRWREGDTVTLRVRNRLPQDTSIHWHGILLPANMDGVPGFSFAGIAPDGMYEYKFKVKQNGTYWYHSHSGFQEQLGVYGPLVIDPLEPEPFQYERDYVLMLSDWTDENPASVLAKLKKRSDYYNEHRRTVGDFINDVSDKGWSETVSERWAWAKMNMSPTDLADVSGATYTYLLNGQAPDGNWTALFQSGERIRLRLINGSAMTYFDFRIPGLKLTVVAVDGQYVDPVEVDELRLAVAETYDVIVTPDGSQEAYTLYAQSMDRSGYARGTLAVREGLSAPVPTPDSRPTLSMDDMGHGGHDAHGAQGDSDMSGMAGMDHGAGRSAGMDHASMAGMDHSQMPGMDHGQMSGMDHGQMAGMQHGAAGAMAMQSHPSSENGNPLVDMQTMMPVAKLDDPGLGLRNNGRRVLTYADLRSRFADPDGRVPSRTIELHLTGHMERFAWSIDGVEFAHAQPIRLKYGERLRIVLVNDTMMHHPIHLHGLWSDLEDENGNFLVRKHTIDMPPGSKRSYRVTADALGRWAYHCHLLMHMDLGMFREVRVEE; encoded by the coding sequence ATGCAAAGCAAGACTTCAAGACGAACCTTCATCAAAGGCTTGGCGGTAGGCGGGGTGCTCGCGGGCCTGGGTCTGTGGCGGCAACCCGTCTGGGCGCTGACCAGCCCCGGCCAGCCGACGGCCTTGAGCGGTACCCAGTTCGACCTGACCATCGACGCACTGCCGGTCAATATTACCGGTAAAGCGCGCACCGCTATGGCCATCAATGGCTCGATTCCCGGCCCGCTGCTGCGCTGGCGCGAGGGCGATACCGTGACCCTGCGGGTGCGCAACCGCCTGCCGCAGGACACCTCCATCCATTGGCACGGCATTCTGCTGCCGGCCAACATGGACGGCGTGCCGGGCTTCAGCTTCGCTGGCATCGCCCCGGATGGCATGTATGAATACAAGTTCAAGGTTAAGCAGAATGGCACCTATTGGTACCACAGCCACTCCGGTTTCCAGGAGCAGCTCGGTGTCTATGGTCCGCTGGTGATCGACCCGCTGGAGCCCGAACCTTTCCAGTACGAGCGCGACTACGTGCTGATGCTCTCCGACTGGACCGACGAGAACCCGGCCAGCGTGCTGGCCAAACTGAAGAAGCGCTCCGACTACTACAACGAGCACCGCCGCACGGTTGGCGACTTCATCAACGACGTCTCCGACAAGGGCTGGAGCGAGACGGTCAGTGAGCGTTGGGCTTGGGCGAAAATGAACATGAGCCCCACTGACCTCGCCGACGTCAGCGGTGCCACCTACACCTACCTGCTCAACGGCCAAGCACCGGACGGCAACTGGACCGCGCTGTTCCAATCCGGCGAACGCATCCGCCTGCGTCTGATCAACGGCTCGGCGATGACCTACTTCGACTTCCGCATCCCCGGCCTCAAACTGACCGTAGTGGCCGTGGATGGCCAGTATGTCGACCCAGTGGAGGTTGACGAGCTGCGTCTTGCCGTGGCGGAAACCTACGACGTCATCGTCACCCCGGATGGGAGCCAGGAGGCCTACACCCTGTACGCTCAGTCCATGGACCGCAGCGGCTACGCACGCGGTACCCTGGCTGTTCGCGAGGGGCTGAGCGCCCCGGTGCCCACGCCAGATTCACGCCCGACGCTGAGCATGGATGACATGGGGCACGGTGGGCATGACGCTCATGGCGCCCAAGGCGACTCGGACATGAGCGGAATGGCCGGCATGGATCACGGAGCCGGTCGCTCCGCGGGGATGGACCATGCGAGCATGGCTGGTATGGATCACAGCCAAATGCCTGGGATGGATCATGGTCAAATGTCTGGAATGGATCATGGACAGATGGCCGGTATGCAGCATGGTGCTGCCGGAGCTATGGCTATGCAGAGCCACCCGAGCAGCGAGAACGGCAATCCGCTGGTGGACATGCAGACCATGATGCCGGTGGCCAAGCTGGACGATCCAGGCCTTGGCTTGCGCAACAATGGTCGTCGAGTCCTGACCTATGCCGATCTGCGCAGCCGTTTCGCCGATCCTGACGGCCGGGTGCCAAGTCGGACCATCGAGCTGCACCTGACCGGTCATATGGAGCGTTTCGCCTGGTCCATCGACGGTGTGGAATTCGCCCACGCCCAGCCGATCCGGCTGAAATATGGTGAAAGGCTGCGCATCGTGCTGGTCAACGACACCATGATGCACCACCCCATTCACCTCCATGGTCTGTGGAGTGACCTGGAAGATGAAAATGGCAACTTCCTGGTCCGCAAACACACCATCGACATGCCGCCTGGCTCGAAGCGCAGCTACCGCGTGACTGCCGATGCCTTGGGCCGCTGGGCCTACCACTGCCACCTGTTGATGCACATGGACCTCGGAATGTTCCGTGAAGTCCGCGTCGAAGAATGA
- a CDS encoding cytochrome c: MKRTIKTLTLASLVAAVVGAGVVYSGVINVGADDPHFPAIHALLNTARERSIAVRARDVEVPNLADEKMIRSGAGNYNSMCIGCHLAPGVSETELSQSLYPAPPDLSKVGANGNPAATFWIIKHGIKASGMPAWGKSMGDEYIWGMVAFLEQLPKLDAQEYQALVASSAGHQHGGGETIMHDHEGQHNAQDTGAQGHHEVSQEGHHAGEMTAPHHGSEDASSSSSAMPPPMVHTHADGKEHVHGH; encoded by the coding sequence ATGAAAAGAACTATAAAAACCCTGACGCTGGCCAGCCTTGTTGCAGCAGTAGTTGGTGCCGGCGTCGTGTATTCCGGCGTTATCAACGTGGGGGCTGATGACCCGCATTTCCCAGCAATTCATGCGCTGCTGAACACTGCGCGCGAGCGTTCGATTGCTGTGCGAGCCAGGGATGTCGAGGTTCCCAATCTCGCCGATGAAAAGATGATTCGATCAGGCGCCGGTAACTACAACTCGATGTGTATCGGTTGCCACCTGGCTCCAGGGGTGAGTGAAACCGAACTCAGCCAGAGCCTTTATCCAGCTCCGCCCGACTTGAGTAAGGTGGGAGCTAATGGCAACCCCGCAGCCACATTCTGGATCATCAAGCATGGGATCAAGGCTTCGGGCATGCCTGCCTGGGGCAAGAGCATGGGCGATGAGTATATATGGGGAATGGTGGCCTTCCTGGAGCAGTTGCCGAAGCTTGATGCGCAGGAATATCAAGCATTGGTGGCGAGCAGCGCCGGTCACCAGCATGGCGGTGGCGAAACCATAATGCACGATCATGAAGGGCAGCATAACGCTCAGGATACAGGCGCCCAAGGGCATCATGAGGTAAGCCAGGAGGGGCATCATGCTGGAGAAATGACTGCTCCTCATCATGGATCAGAGGATGCAAGCAGCTCTTCCTCCGCCATGCCTCCGCCAATGGTCCATACCCACGCCGATGGGAAAGAGCACGTCCATGGACACTAG
- a CDS encoding co-regulatory protein PtrA N-terminal domain-containing protein, producing the protein MKALKTLFVVTALTTSSLALAEGGGDRTFARMEQARQASMEAYRVAQQQNEKPTVVGEKEKSAKHTNC; encoded by the coding sequence ATGAAAGCGCTCAAAACCCTGTTCGTAGTCACTGCATTGACCACCTCTTCTTTGGCGCTGGCCGAAGGAGGGGGAGACCGTACTTTCGCGCGTATGGAGCAAGCTCGCCAAGCCTCGATGGAGGCTTATCGGGTGGCTCAGCAACAGAACGAAAAGCCCACCGTGGTTGGCGAGAAAGAAAAATCAGCCAAGCACACCAACTGCTGA
- a CDS encoding copper resistance protein B codes for MGNKFPLVFALSLGMVGAAQAVEVEDHSAHAGHGGNASPSNGQPSAHNPQAEPQKAATSEQGMPMMNHGSMDHGQMMQQMHGGQMSHEQMMQMHQQHMEMRSTSQASQPQRRYQGAPVPPLTDADRAAAFPPLPPHAMHKDGINYLFLADQLEWQDADDGSALSWDLSGWVGGNIDRLAFRSEGERLNGHTEEAELQLLWSHAIGPWWETVAGVRQDFKPGSPQTWAAFGVQGMPLYGLETEATAFLGEGGQSAARLSAEYDILLTNRLILQPVAEVNLFGRNDEERGVGSGLSDTQLGLRLRYEIRREFAPYIGVNWTRAYGNTADLLREEDEDVSEARLVAGVRIWF; via the coding sequence ATGGGCAATAAGTTTCCCCTCGTATTCGCCCTGAGTCTCGGGATGGTCGGTGCCGCTCAAGCGGTCGAGGTCGAGGACCACTCGGCTCACGCTGGTCATGGCGGAAACGCTTCGCCGTCGAACGGCCAACCTAGTGCACATAATCCACAAGCCGAACCTCAAAAGGCTGCCACATCGGAACAAGGCATGCCGATGATGAATCACGGCAGCATGGACCATGGCCAGATGATGCAGCAGATGCATGGTGGCCAGATGAGCCATGAGCAGATGATGCAAATGCATCAGCAGCACATGGAGATGCGGTCGACGAGCCAAGCAAGTCAGCCTCAGCGTCGGTACCAGGGCGCTCCGGTGCCACCGCTGACTGACGCTGACCGCGCAGCAGCCTTTCCGCCGTTGCCACCACACGCCATGCACAAGGACGGGATCAACTACCTGTTTCTCGCCGATCAGTTGGAGTGGCAGGATGCCGACGACGGCAGCGCGCTGAGCTGGGATCTGAGTGGTTGGGTTGGCGGCAATATCGACCGCCTCGCCTTCCGCTCCGAAGGCGAGCGCCTCAACGGTCACACCGAAGAGGCCGAACTGCAGCTGCTGTGGAGCCACGCCATCGGTCCTTGGTGGGAAACCGTGGCCGGGGTACGTCAGGACTTCAAACCGGGTTCGCCGCAGACCTGGGCCGCCTTCGGCGTGCAGGGCATGCCGCTGTATGGGTTGGAAACCGAGGCGACCGCCTTCCTGGGCGAAGGGGGGCAGAGTGCTGCACGCCTGAGTGCCGAGTACGACATCCTGCTGACCAACCGCCTCATCCTGCAGCCAGTCGCTGAAGTCAATCTGTTCGGCCGCAATGATGAGGAGCGCGGCGTCGGCTCGGGCCTTAGCGACACCCAGCTTGGCCTGCGCCTGCGCTACGAGATTCGCCGCGAATTTGCTCCATACATTGGGGTGAACTGGACCCGCGCCTACGGCAACACCGCCGACCTGCTGCGCGAAGAGGACGAGGATGTCAGCGAGGCGCGTTTGGTGGCTGGTGTCCGAATCTGGTTCTGA
- a CDS encoding efflux RND transporter permease subunit, protein MIARLIHWSIGNRFLVLLATLFITAWGIWSLRSTPLDALPDLSDTQVIIRTSFPGQAPQIVENQVTYPLATTMLSVPGAKTVRGYSFFGDSFVYVLFEDGTDLYWARSRVLEYLNQAQERLPEGVTTTLGPDATGVGWIYQYALIDRSGQHDLSQLRALQDWFLKYELKSLPNVAEVATLGGMVKQYQVVLDPQKLVAYGITQQAVEEALKSANQETGGAVLELAEREYMVRSSGYLQSLEDFRNVPLRATPAGVPVLLGQVATIQLGPEMRRGIAELDGEGEVVGGVVILRSGKNARDTIRAVREKLEALKESLPADVEVVTTYDRSQLIDRAIDNLSFKLLEEFAVVALVCLIFLWHLRSSLVAIITLPLGILVAFIIMRHQGVNANIMSLGGIAIAIGAMVDAAVVMIENAHKHIEAWKERYPTEPLQGDQHWRVIGEAAAEVGPALFFSLLIITLSFLPVFTLEAQEGRLFGPLAFTKTYAMAAAAGLSVTLVPVLMGYWIRGRIPSEQQNPLNRWLIAAYRPVLEAVLAWPKATLALALLVFLSSLWPLSRLGGEFLPQMDEGDLLYMPSALPGLPASKATQLLQQTNRMIHKVPEVKRVFGKAGRAESATDPAPLEMFETTIQFKPRDQWRPGMTPEKLVEELDRAVKVPGLSNIWVPPIRNRIDMLATGIKSPIGVKVSGTSLDEIERVAQEVEAVAKQIPGVSSALAERLTGGRYIDIQIDRLAAARYGMSIAEVQAVVSGAIGGSNIGETVEGLARFPINLRYPREWRDSPEALRLLPILTAAGQQITLGMVASIRLSEGPPMLRSENGRLSGWVYVDVRGRDLASTVRELQQRVAEKVKPGAGMTVSYSGQFEYLERANARLAWVVPATLLIIFVLLYLTFNRLSEALLIMVTLPFALSGGIWLLYWFGFNLSIATGVGFIALAGVSAEFGVIMLIYLRNAWHARITTGRDDNPALLEAIREGAVLRVRPKVMTVAVIIAGLVPILWGSGAGSEVMKRIAAPMVGGMITAPLLSMLVLPAAYWLMRRKAQ, encoded by the coding sequence ATGATCGCGCGACTGATCCACTGGTCGATCGGCAACCGCTTTCTAGTTCTGCTGGCGACCTTGTTCATTACCGCGTGGGGCATCTGGTCCCTGCGCAGCACACCGCTGGATGCGCTGCCGGATCTGTCTGACACCCAGGTGATCATCCGCACCAGCTTCCCTGGCCAGGCACCACAGATCGTCGAGAATCAGGTGACCTACCCACTAGCCACCACCATGCTCTCGGTGCCCGGGGCCAAGACAGTGCGCGGCTATTCGTTCTTTGGCGACTCGTTCGTCTACGTGCTGTTCGAAGACGGCACTGATCTCTACTGGGCACGCTCGCGTGTGCTGGAGTACCTCAACCAGGCCCAGGAGCGGTTACCGGAAGGTGTCACGACGACCCTGGGGCCCGATGCCACCGGGGTGGGCTGGATCTATCAATATGCTCTGATCGACCGCAGTGGGCAGCATGATCTCTCACAGCTCCGTGCGTTACAGGACTGGTTCCTGAAGTACGAGCTCAAGAGTTTGCCCAATGTGGCGGAAGTCGCCACGCTTGGCGGAATGGTCAAGCAATACCAGGTTGTACTCGACCCGCAGAAGCTCGTCGCCTACGGCATTACGCAGCAAGCAGTTGAGGAAGCCCTGAAGAGCGCCAACCAGGAAACCGGCGGTGCCGTTCTCGAACTGGCCGAGCGCGAATACATGGTGCGGTCCTCGGGCTATCTGCAGAGCCTGGAGGACTTCCGTAATGTGCCGCTGCGAGCCACCCCCGCTGGGGTGCCCGTTCTGCTCGGTCAGGTTGCCACCATCCAGCTGGGGCCGGAAATGCGCCGCGGTATCGCCGAACTGGATGGCGAAGGCGAAGTGGTCGGCGGCGTGGTCATTCTGCGCTCGGGCAAAAACGCCCGCGACACCATCCGGGCAGTGCGAGAGAAACTTGAGGCGCTTAAAGAGAGCTTGCCAGCCGATGTCGAAGTGGTGACGACCTATGACCGCTCACAGTTGATCGATCGCGCCATCGACAACCTCAGCTTCAAGCTGCTGGAGGAGTTCGCGGTGGTCGCGCTGGTGTGCCTGATCTTCCTCTGGCACCTGCGCTCGTCCTTGGTGGCGATCATCACTTTACCGCTAGGCATCCTCGTGGCGTTCATCATCATGCGCCACCAAGGTGTCAACGCCAACATCATGTCCTTGGGCGGAATCGCTATCGCGATTGGCGCCATGGTCGATGCGGCCGTGGTGATGATCGAAAACGCGCACAAGCACATCGAGGCCTGGAAGGAGCGGTACCCAACCGAGCCCCTGCAGGGCGACCAGCACTGGCGGGTGATCGGTGAAGCCGCCGCCGAAGTCGGCCCAGCGCTGTTCTTCAGCCTGCTGATCATCACCTTGTCTTTCCTCCCCGTATTCACCCTGGAAGCCCAGGAAGGCCGCTTGTTTGGCCCCCTGGCCTTTACCAAGACCTATGCCATGGCGGCTGCCGCCGGCTTATCAGTCACTCTGGTTCCGGTACTGATGGGCTACTGGATTCGCGGGCGGATTCCCAGCGAGCAGCAGAACCCGTTGAACCGCTGGCTGATCGCGGCTTATCGACCCGTACTGGAGGCGGTACTGGCCTGGCCGAAAGCCACCCTGGCTTTGGCTTTGTTGGTCTTCCTGTCCAGCCTCTGGCCGTTGAGCCGCTTGGGAGGGGAGTTCTTGCCACAAATGGATGAAGGCGACCTGTTGTATATGCCATCGGCGCTTCCCGGTTTGCCGGCGAGCAAAGCGACGCAGCTCCTGCAGCAAACCAACCGCATGATTCACAAGGTGCCCGAGGTCAAACGGGTCTTCGGTAAAGCTGGACGCGCGGAAAGCGCCACCGACCCAGCCCCCTTGGAGATGTTCGAAACCACGATCCAGTTCAAGCCTCGCGACCAATGGCGTCCAGGCATGACTCCGGAGAAACTGGTGGAGGAGCTGGATCGTGCAGTGAAAGTCCCTGGCCTCTCGAACATCTGGGTGCCGCCGATCCGCAACCGTATCGACATGCTCGCCACCGGGATCAAGAGCCCGATTGGCGTGAAAGTTTCAGGGACTTCCCTGGACGAAATCGAGCGGGTCGCTCAGGAGGTAGAAGCCGTAGCCAAGCAGATACCGGGCGTCAGCTCTGCCCTAGCGGAAAGGCTGACCGGCGGGCGCTACATCGACATCCAGATTGATCGCCTCGCTGCGGCGCGCTACGGAATGAGCATCGCCGAGGTACAGGCCGTGGTGTCAGGGGCCATCGGCGGCAGCAATATCGGCGAAACCGTCGAGGGCTTGGCGCGTTTTCCGATCAACCTGCGCTACCCACGCGAATGGCGAGACAGTCCCGAAGCGCTTCGGCTATTACCGATTCTCACCGCCGCAGGACAGCAGATCACACTGGGAATGGTGGCCAGCATCCGCCTGAGCGAGGGGCCACCGATGCTGCGTAGCGAGAACGGTCGCCTCTCTGGATGGGTATACGTCGATGTCCGTGGGCGAGACCTGGCGTCGACGGTACGAGAGTTGCAGCAGCGGGTTGCCGAAAAAGTGAAGCCGGGGGCAGGCATGACGGTGTCCTACTCCGGGCAGTTCGAATACCTGGAGCGCGCCAATGCTCGGCTGGCATGGGTGGTCCCGGCCACATTACTGATCATCTTCGTGTTGCTTTACCTCACCTTCAACCGCCTCAGCGAAGCCTTGCTGATCATGGTCACATTGCCCTTTGCGCTGTCCGGGGGCATCTGGCTGCTCTATTGGTTTGGCTTCAACCTATCGATCGCCACAGGGGTCGGCTTCATTGCTCTGGCAGGGGTATCCGCGGAGTTCGGGGTGATCATGTTGATCTACCTCAGAAACGCTTGGCACGCTCGGATCACTACCGGCCGCGACGACAACCCCGCCTTGCTTGAGGCGATCCGTGAAGGCGCGGTGTTGCGTGTCAGACCGAAGGTCATGACGGTCGCAGTGATCATTGCCGGCCTCGTGCCTATCCTGTGGGGTAGTGGCGCTGGCTCCGAAGTGATGAAACGGATCGCCGCGCCTATGGTCGGAGGAATGATTACCGCCCCCTTGCTCTCCATGCTGGTCTTGCCGGCGGCGTATTGGCTGATGCGGCGCAAAGCGCAGTGA
- the tatA gene encoding twin-arginine translocase TatA/TatE family subunit translates to MGFGGISIWQLLIILVIVVMLFGTKRLRTLGGDLGGAIRSFRSSLEEGKDHPSGTCTSTEADGQKFLDVKKG, encoded by the coding sequence ATGGGTTTTGGGGGAATTAGTATTTGGCAGTTGCTGATTATTCTGGTGATTGTGGTAATGCTTTTTGGGACGAAGCGCCTAAGAACCTTGGGAGGGGATCTTGGCGGAGCCATCCGATCTTTTCGGAGCTCGCTTGAGGAGGGGAAAGACCATCCCAGTGGCACATGCACCTCAACAGAGGCAGATGGCCAGAAGTTCCTGGATGTCAAAAAAGGCTAG
- a CDS encoding TolC family protein: protein MPAFLLTRNSYLGVLAVVLWVNSALAAPEATLTFERALTLAERTAPENLSRQAQVESAEQALLPADALPDPKLILGIDNLPIEGPDRYTLNRDSMTMRRIGLMQEVPNGDKRLARRQLATATLTRAEAEQRAMVLETKRQTAQSWLDVHYAERSVALFDQLDQQVALLRSTVQALIAGSSAQAGELLQADQEALTLADRRDELRRDAAVARAKLRRWIGDEARLPLAGTLPPLSLDLPDLQHRLAEHPELRAASARVGEANAELAEAVAEKTPDWSVELAYNNRDNQFGDMAMLQFTFDLPMFVGSRQGPRINAKQHSVAQMEAEQEVLLRTHQVELESGLAELEQLRRALDRTERILIPLASKRADLELAAYKAGNSQLTTVIAARRELIEAQLRQIEQQRKLSQLSASLYYAYVEPLK from the coding sequence ATGCCTGCTTTCCTTTTGACACGCAACAGCTATCTTGGCGTGCTGGCTGTTGTTCTTTGGGTAAACTCCGCCCTCGCTGCGCCGGAAGCCACCCTGACCTTCGAGCGCGCTCTGACTCTGGCCGAGCGCACAGCCCCTGAAAACCTTTCCCGACAGGCGCAGGTCGAGTCTGCCGAGCAAGCGCTGCTGCCGGCAGATGCCCTGCCAGACCCCAAGCTGATTCTTGGCATCGATAACCTGCCCATTGAAGGCCCGGATCGCTATACCCTGAACCGCGACTCGATGACCATGCGCCGTATTGGCCTCATGCAGGAAGTCCCCAACGGGGACAAGCGACTGGCCCGTCGACAACTGGCCACCGCCACGCTGACCCGGGCCGAGGCTGAGCAACGCGCTATGGTGCTGGAAACCAAGCGACAAACTGCCCAGAGCTGGCTCGACGTCCATTACGCCGAGCGCAGCGTGGCGTTGTTCGACCAACTGGATCAGCAGGTCGCTCTCCTACGGTCGACCGTGCAGGCACTGATCGCCGGCAGCTCGGCGCAGGCCGGCGAGCTGCTCCAGGCGGATCAGGAGGCCCTGACGCTGGCGGATCGGCGCGATGAGCTGCGCCGCGACGCAGCGGTCGCCAGAGCCAAACTGCGACGCTGGATCGGCGATGAAGCTCGCCTGCCGTTAGCGGGCACACTTCCCCCGCTGAGCCTGGACCTTCCGGACTTGCAGCATCGACTGGCCGAACACCCTGAGCTGCGCGCTGCTTCCGCGCGGGTCGGCGAAGCCAATGCCGAACTGGCCGAGGCTGTCGCCGAAAAGACGCCCGACTGGAGCGTCGAGCTCGCCTACAACAACCGCGACAACCAGTTCGGCGACATGGCGATGTTGCAGTTCACTTTCGACTTGCCGATGTTCGTAGGCTCTCGCCAAGGCCCCCGGATCAATGCCAAACAGCACAGCGTTGCCCAAATGGAGGCAGAACAGGAAGTGCTGCTCCGCACACACCAGGTAGAGCTGGAAAGCGGCTTGGCCGAACTCGAGCAGTTGCGCAGGGCGCTGGATCGTACAGAGCGCATCCTCATCCCACTGGCGAGCAAACGCGCCGACCTGGAACTCGCCGCCTACAAAGCGGGGAACAGCCAACTGACTACGGTCATCGCAGCACGCCGCGAGCTGATCGAGGCGCAACTTCGCCAAATCGAACAACAGCGCAAGCTGAGCCAACTCTCCGCAAGCCTGTATTACGCCTACGTGGAGCCCCTGAAATGA
- a CDS encoding efflux RND transporter periplasmic adaptor subunit yields MKTSVLGYSLLAIAIAAGSVAGGFWLGQRSVSHGDSPMTNANPDDRQILYWYDPMKPEQRFDKPGKSPYMDMPLVPKYAGAEQDSSTLSVPAQAVQNLGMRTAKVVRAVLPAGIGAVGSLAYNQRQVATLQARSGGFVERVYGHAPGDVLPAGTPLADLLIPEWSAAQLEFIAVLESGDARLIEASRERLRLLGMPLRVIERVQRTRKPNAVHTVTTPMAGELQSLEVRAGMAVSAGQDLARINGLSTVWLDAAIPEAQAATIQVGAEISANLTAFPGQPLQGRVIALLPSADLQTRTLTVRSELPNPDGKLRPGMFAAVRLSSRIEQPTLLVPSEAVIRTGKRSLVMLAEHEGRYQPIEVQIGRESEGRVEVISGLSEGQEIVVSGQFLLDSEASLQGVVARAAEDMPPPTPLHESEGVIRGLDGQEVTLEHGPFKSLNMPGMTMAFPLANPEVAAGLKVGDRVRIGAQLTDSGLIIERLSKQGDSQ; encoded by the coding sequence ATGAAAACCTCCGTACTCGGATATTCCCTTTTGGCCATAGCCATTGCGGCAGGTAGCGTTGCAGGCGGTTTCTGGCTAGGGCAACGAAGTGTCAGCCATGGCGATTCGCCTATGACAAATGCCAATCCGGATGATCGCCAGATTCTCTACTGGTACGACCCAATGAAGCCTGAACAACGCTTCGACAAACCTGGCAAGTCGCCGTACATGGATATGCCACTGGTGCCGAAGTACGCTGGAGCGGAGCAGGACTCCTCCACGCTCAGCGTGCCGGCGCAAGCTGTGCAGAACCTGGGCATGCGCACCGCAAAGGTGGTCCGCGCGGTGCTGCCAGCCGGTATCGGAGCCGTGGGTTCCTTGGCCTACAACCAGCGGCAGGTGGCCACGCTGCAGGCCCGCTCGGGCGGATTCGTCGAGCGCGTGTATGGGCATGCCCCCGGTGATGTCCTGCCCGCAGGAACACCTCTGGCAGATCTGCTGATACCCGAGTGGTCAGCAGCCCAGTTGGAGTTCATCGCGGTACTTGAGAGTGGCGATGCGCGCCTGATCGAGGCGTCGCGGGAGCGTCTGCGTCTGCTGGGCATGCCGCTGAGGGTGATCGAGCGCGTGCAACGCACGCGCAAACCAAACGCCGTGCACACCGTAACCACCCCCATGGCGGGCGAGCTGCAGTCGCTGGAAGTTCGCGCCGGCATGGCCGTTTCGGCCGGGCAGGACCTAGCCCGCATCAACGGGCTTTCCACTGTCTGGCTGGATGCCGCAATTCCAGAGGCCCAGGCGGCAACCATTCAGGTCGGGGCAGAAATAAGCGCCAACTTGACCGCCTTCCCTGGCCAGCCCCTGCAGGGGCGCGTGATCGCCCTGCTGCCCAGCGCCGATCTGCAGACCCGCACTCTGACGGTGCGCAGCGAACTGCCCAATCCTGACGGCAAGCTACGCCCCGGCATGTTCGCCGCGGTACGCCTGAGCAGCCGGATCGAGCAGCCCACCCTGCTGGTTCCCAGTGAAGCGGTCATCCGTACCGGCAAGCGCTCCCTGGTCATGCTGGCCGAGCACGAAGGCCGCTACCAGCCCATTGAAGTGCAAATCGGCCGCGAGTCGGAGGGCCGTGTGGAGGTGATCTCCGGGCTGTCTGAAGGCCAAGAGATAGTGGTCTCCGGACAGTTCCTGCTCGACTCCGAAGCAAGCCTGCAGGGGGTGGTGGCGCGAGCCGCTGAAGATATGCCGCCGCCCACGCCGCTGCATGAGTCGGAAGGGGTGATCCGCGGGCTCGATGGACAAGAGGTCACCTTGGAACACGGGCCGTTCAAGAGCTTGAACATGCCCGGTATGACCATGGCATTTCCCCTGGCAAACCCCGAGGTTGCAGCCGGACTGAAGGTTGGAGATCGCGTGCGAATTGGCGCCCAACTGACCGATTCGGGGCTGATCATCGAACGACTCAGCAAGCAAGGGGATAGCCAATGA
- a CDS encoding copper-binding protein — MKYALTTTLALAFSQITLAAGSQEMPMGQMPMEHPMKMEQKDGSAPIAKASGTIKAIDTAKGIVTLAHGPVPSLQWPPMTMGFQAKPEQLKGLKVGDKVDFEFRSQNMAAIIVSIQKSK; from the coding sequence ATGAAGTACGCACTCACTACCACCCTGGCCCTTGCCTTCAGTCAGATCACTCTGGCGGCAGGCAGCCAGGAGATGCCCATGGGTCAGATGCCGATGGAGCACCCCATGAAAATGGAGCAAAAAGACGGCTCTGCCCCGATAGCCAAGGCCAGCGGGACGATCAAGGCCATCGACACAGCCAAAGGGATCGTCACCCTAGCCCACGGTCCGGTCCCCAGCCTGCAATGGCCCCCTATGACTATGGGCTTTCAGGCTAAACCCGAGCAGCTCAAAGGGTTGAAAGTCGGCGACAAGGTAGACTTTGAATTCCGTAGTCAGAATATGGCGGCCATTATCGTTTCAATCCAGAAATCAAAGTAA